Genomic window (Candidatus Latescibacter sp.):
AACCCTATTCAGAGTGTAATAACATCAACTGCCCTTTCCACCCTTGATTTGATACCGGCAAATCTCGGACTTTCACCAATTGAGCTTTCTCTTACCAACCTTCACGCTCGTGAATATAAACTTCGGAGGGCTCTTGCCGATATTGAGGATGCCTATGAAATTATCATTCTCGATGCTCCCCCGAATATCGGACTTTTGAATCTGAATGCAATTCTTTCAGTGGACGATCTTCTTATTCCTGTATTGGCTGATTTTCTCAGTTATGACGGCTTGAAAATTCTCTTTGAAACGTTGAGAGATATCGAAGATGATTTTGAATTCATACTTAAGAAGATCCATATTTTTCTCAATCGCTATAATGAAAGCATGAATATCTGCATTCGAAGCCGTGACGCTATCCGGAAAAATTATTCTGAATTTGTCTGCGAAACGGTTATCCGCCAGAACACCACGTTATCCGATGCAACAGCACTGGGAAAATCCATATTTGAATATGCTCCTACTTCACGAGCTGCTGTTGATATCAACCGTTTGGTAAATGAAGTATTTGAACTGCAATAATATTTATTAGAGTGTTATATTTTGATATGGTATTTATTACTATGGTTATTATTATTTTTGTATTATTTGTGTGTTATGTTTTGTTATTATTGATAATACTATGGTGTTATTTTGACTGGTTGTTTCTTTATCGTTATTTTGTTTCACTTACTTTTGTGTCTCCTAAGACGGTTTCATTGTCTGCTTTTACACTCATAAGCTTCTGTGAGGTCAGACCATGGCCGACAACTTTGATTCCAATGTGGCGCTTCGTAAACCGGATGTCTCCGAGCGTTTTCGTCCTGCTCACCCCTGGGATATTTCTCCGCATGCCTTCGAAACAGATTCTGAACCTGACCATGAACGTGCGACTCCCGAGCATCTCGTTTCAAGTAAAAACAATCTTTCCGATGTAATCGACATTCATTCCAATTTCTGCAAACTGGACAATGATGTTTCCGATTATCTCTTTGCAAAACTCTCTCCCTCCGCTCAGTCGGTATACCTTCGTCTGTACCGTCAATCATTCGGCTGGAACCGTAACTGGGCGGCAGAAAGCCTGCCAAAACTTACCCGGGCATGCAACCTTTCCCTGCAGACTGTGAGAAAAGCCATACTGGAATTAGAGCTTTTAGGCTGCATTTGCAGGGAATTCAGCGACTATCACAAGGCTACAGTTTATCGTGTTTATTTGCCCTCTGAAATAGGGATTGGCAAAAATTCTTCTGCAAAGAATACCATTGCTTTTATTGGGGGTCTATATTCTAACATTCTCCCAATGCAGGATCATTCCAGGTCTTCTCAAAAATTATTCGATAAGAATTTACAATTTCTAAATTCCAAACGTGAAGAAAATAAAGGGGGGAGGGATCGATTTTTAGAGGTCAACAGGATTGATTCTGGAGGTCAAAATTTTTCTATACAATCTCTATATTTTTCCGGCGCAAGCATTTATAACATCCTCGAATCCATGGAACCCTTTCCTAAAAACATATCTAAATATATGATAGATACACACCTTGCGCGCGCGGTATCCTCAATCGACGAATTTTATGATTCTATCGGATTTGGCGTAGTTTCCCGTGCTCTTTACCGCAAGTCTCTTCTTGACTATTTTGAGCTTCTTGATTCCGGTTTTTCTCATGATGATATACAGTATGCCGTGAGATGGACGTTTAAAAATTCACGGTCCCGACCGGAAAGCTTTTCTCTGGTTAAACATACCATGCACCTGGCTCTTGATGATCTAATCCGGGATTTGAAAAATGTTTCTGGAGAAAAGGAAATTGCTCGTATAAAAAAGGAAAAGGTTGATCATATCCTTGATCGTGAGAAACAAGCGCTTAAGAGTACCATCTCCTCTGAAGAGATGCAGGTATTTAAGAAGGTGCTTGCGGACTTGAAAGATACTATGAACATGTAT
Coding sequences:
- a CDS encoding DnaA N-terminal domain-containing protein, with translation MADNFDSNVALRKPDVSERFRPAHPWDISPHAFETDSEPDHERATPEHLVSSKNNLSDVIDIHSNFCKLDNDVSDYLFAKLSPSAQSVYLRLYRQSFGWNRNWAAESLPKLTRACNLSLQTVRKAILELELLGCICREFSDYHKATVYRVYLPSEIGIGKNSSAKNTIAFIGGLYSNILPMQDHSRSSQKLFDKNLQFLNSKREENKGGRDRFLEVNRIDSGGQNFSIQSLYFSGASIYNILESMEPFPKNISKYMIDTHLARAVSSIDEFYDSIGFGVVSRALYRKSLLDYFELLDSGFSHDDIQYAVRWTFKNSRSRPESFSLVKHTMHLALDDLIRDLKNVSGEKEIARIKKEKVDHILDREKQALKSTISSEEMQVFKKVLADLKDTMNMYSYQAFIEPLRLMQVEGERIVIFAPPDSVSWVKDHYSDRINETYSRQTGRDIVVEIH
- a CDS encoding AAA family ATPase, with the translated sequence MKDGRYTIGEFASLLGISKAVIYKWEKEGKIKKAQRIKRGKTMYRFYSADDIREIRSKMNLISPAPRKRKQLFLNFKGGTGKSVISANYGYRLGQHGFKVLMVDLDPQGHLTKCLGCNPESFSKTLYNVIVNKNPIQSVITSTALSTLDLIPANLGLSPIELSLTNLHAREYKLRRALADIEDAYEIIILDAPPNIGLLNLNAILSVDDLLIPVLADFLSYDGLKILFETLRDIEDDFEFILKKIHIFLNRYNESMNICIRSRDAIRKNYSEFVCETVIRQNTTLSDATALGKSIFEYAPTSRAAVDINRLVNEVFELQ